Proteins encoded together in one Hydrogenispora ethanolica window:
- a CDS encoding proteasome assembly chaperone 4 family protein: MIDLTITRAGVPIQLKALEIGPDLCVIIAGGDSPHIGAVTLSVPRPSLADPKAVSASTSVLTRVGHKDDEAARYVSQELAAKLNRNVVVTCGIHVDGITRAQMDAVFQALAELVRALSEALTVPAGP; this comes from the coding sequence ATGATTGATTTAACCATTACCAGAGCGGGAGTACCAATCCAGCTGAAAGCGCTGGAGATTGGGCCGGATCTCTGCGTCATCATTGCCGGCGGGGACAGTCCGCACATCGGCGCGGTGACCCTGAGCGTGCCCCGGCCCAGCCTGGCGGATCCCAAAGCGGTCAGCGCCTCGACCTCCGTCCTGACCCGGGTCGGGCATAAGGACGATGAGGCGGCGCGCTACGTCTCCCAGGAGCTTGCCGCCAAGCTGAACCGGAACGTGGTGGTCACTTGCGGCATTCATGTCGACGGGATCACCCGCGCCCAAATGGACGCCGTATTCCAGGCCCTGGCCGAACTGGTCCGGGCACTGAGCGAGGCCCTGACCGTGCCGGCCGGGCCCTGA
- a CDS encoding DUF2975 domain-containing protein has translation MKYLGKHSIAWYLRLALNIAWYAGIALTILAVLFTGLLIGFGPPPGLRSPQFTLETELLQVVFPAAAVQEPKVMIIAFMAFGLIMLCLGLGILQQVRRIFATLAAGSPFGLENARRISRIGLLIFAGAGVQFLSGLVLGWLVMENVTVPGVVFHGKGNLNIGGIFMGLVLLVLAEIFRQGALLQAEQDLTI, from the coding sequence ATGAAATATCTCGGGAAGCATTCCATCGCCTGGTATCTGCGGCTGGCGCTCAATATCGCCTGGTACGCCGGGATTGCGCTGACAATCTTAGCGGTGCTGTTCACAGGGCTCTTGATCGGATTCGGGCCGCCGCCGGGGCTCCGGTCGCCCCAATTCACGCTGGAGACCGAGCTCCTTCAGGTGGTCTTCCCCGCGGCGGCGGTGCAGGAACCGAAGGTGATGATCATTGCTTTTATGGCGTTTGGCCTGATCATGCTCTGTCTGGGCCTGGGAATCCTGCAGCAGGTGCGGCGGATCTTCGCCACCCTGGCGGCGGGGAGCCCTTTCGGCCTCGAGAATGCCCGGCGCATCAGCCGGATCGGCCTGCTGATCTTCGCCGGGGCCGGCGTCCAATTCCTGTCCGGGCTGGTCTTGGGCTGGCTGGTCATGGAGAATGTGACGGTTCCAGGCGTAGTTTTTCACGGAAAGGGCAACCTCAATATCGGCGGGATCTTTATGGGTCTGGTATTGCTGGTCCTGGCCGAGATCTTCCGCCAGGGCGCCTTGCTCCAGGCGGAACAGGACTTGACCATTTAG
- a CDS encoding helix-turn-helix domain-containing protein: MSIRVRLDRVMLEKRVSLTELAEQVGITMANLSILKSGKAKAVRFSTLDAICRYLGCQPGDILEWLPGASETDEG, translated from the coding sequence ATGAGTATCAGAGTGCGTTTGGACCGGGTCATGCTCGAAAAAAGGGTGTCATTGACCGAATTGGCCGAGCAGGTGGGGATCACCATGGCCAATCTGTCCATTCTGAAGAGCGGCAAGGCCAAAGCGGTCCGCTTTTCCACCCTGGACGCCATCTGCCGTTATCTGGGGTGCCAGCCCGGGGATATTCTGGAGTGGTTGCCCGGCGCGTCCGAGACGGATGAAGGGTAA